In a genomic window of Shouchella clausii:
- the eutB gene encoding hydroxyectoine utilization dehydratase EutB yields MDTIPVKAVWQARKRLFPYLPKTPLVYSTPLSGHCRTPVWLKLETLQPSGSFKLRGAMNVLLSMSEESRQKGVAAFSTGNHGLAVAYAAKQAQTQATIFVSESVPPAKLAALQASGATITVTGRSQDEAGAACIRHCQQTGQTLVPPFDDDRIIAGQGTLALELLDDLPELETVIAGLSGGGLLSGIGLVMKHTDPTIQVAGASIVNGAAMEASLAAGHPVEVAEQPTVADSLLGGIGLGNRWTFKAVQRYVDTRVQVPEEDMAKAMAYLYEHHHLIVEGAAAIGAAALLNNSIRPKGPTAVVITGASIHPKEHYRIIRPYL; encoded by the coding sequence ATGGACACGATTCCTGTCAAAGCGGTATGGCAAGCACGCAAACGGCTTTTTCCTTATCTGCCAAAAACGCCCCTCGTTTATAGCACTCCCTTATCGGGTCATTGCCGAACGCCTGTTTGGTTGAAATTAGAAACATTACAGCCGAGCGGCTCATTTAAGCTCCGCGGGGCGATGAACGTGCTCTTGTCTATGTCAGAAGAGTCAAGACAAAAAGGCGTTGCCGCTTTTTCCACGGGAAACCATGGCCTTGCGGTCGCCTACGCCGCCAAACAGGCTCAAACACAGGCGACAATTTTTGTATCCGAATCGGTACCGCCTGCCAAACTAGCCGCGCTTCAAGCGAGCGGGGCAACAATAACCGTGACAGGGCGCAGCCAAGATGAAGCAGGCGCAGCCTGTATCCGCCACTGTCAGCAAACAGGGCAGACGCTCGTCCCACCATTTGACGACGACAGGATTATCGCTGGCCAAGGCACACTCGCTTTAGAGCTGCTAGACGATTTGCCTGAACTTGAAACGGTGATCGCTGGATTATCAGGAGGAGGGTTGCTTAGCGGAATTGGGCTAGTAATGAAACATACCGATCCGACGATTCAAGTCGCCGGGGCAAGCATCGTCAATGGAGCCGCTATGGAAGCCAGTTTGGCAGCGGGCCATCCAGTAGAAGTAGCCGAACAGCCGACTGTGGCCGACAGCCTTCTTGGCGGAATCGGTCTGGGCAACCGCTGGACGTTTAAGGCGGTCCAACGTTATGTCGACACCCGTGTACAAGTTCCAGAAGAAGACATGGCCAAGGCGATGGCTTATTTATATGAGCATCACCATTTAATCGTGGAAGGAGCAGCTGCCATAGGAGCAGCCGCACTGTTAAATAATAGCATTCGCCCTAAAGGGCCTACCGCTGTTGTCATTACCGGCGCCAGCATTCATCCAAAAGAGCATTACCGCATCATCCGCCCTTACCTCTAG
- a CDS encoding spore coat protein gives MDFQQQQNMHQNIETGPVTPQMNHGGHEMFDVHEVLAGSINTMNTYTMLSQHVQDPELRDILDRQKAFMKQEYNTTLECFQTGQDPAVPTKSYKMKQGNDFTYGMKPGGQPKKPMESTAEINDETIALSMLNAVKSVAPIKTSAAMEATNPVVRRVLADSLPNCIEMAYEISLYQNKKGYYQVPQLVQQDMQQLQNSYAQASINSQMPGNSTH, from the coding sequence ATGGATTTCCAACAGCAACAAAATATGCACCAAAACATCGAAACAGGCCCTGTGACGCCACAAATGAACCATGGCGGCCATGAAATGTTTGATGTACACGAAGTTCTAGCAGGATCAATTAACACAATGAATACGTACACGATGTTAAGCCAACATGTGCAAGACCCTGAACTTCGTGACATTTTGGATAGGCAAAAAGCATTTATGAAACAGGAGTACAACACCACTTTAGAATGCTTCCAAACAGGTCAAGATCCTGCAGTGCCGACAAAAAGCTACAAAATGAAACAAGGCAATGATTTTACGTATGGCATGAAGCCAGGCGGCCAACCGAAAAAACCGATGGAATCCACGGCTGAAATCAACGATGAAACCATTGCCCTTTCGATGTTAAATGCAGTAAAATCAGTTGCTCCTATCAAAACAAGCGCGGCAATGGAAGCGACAAACCCAGTCGTCCGCCGTGTGCTTGCCGATTCTTTGCCCAACTGCATTGAAATGGCTTACGAAATTTCGCTTTACCAAAATAAAAAGGGCTATTACCAAGTTCCGCAGCTTGTTCAGCAAGATATGCAACAGCTGCAAAACAGCTATGCCCAAGCTTCGATCAACTCGCAAATGCCTGGCAACTCTACGCATTAA
- a CDS encoding flavin reductase family protein gives MEQAAQGIHTETIKPSILYYGTPVVLVTTLNEDESVNISPISSSWALGDCLILGLGLGGKAIENIERHPECVLNIPSPFLWENVERLAPLTGKQPVPAGKKQLGFTYEKDKYGSSGLTPAPSEAVKPTRILECPLQIEATVKHIRIPEHSPDFAIVETQAVHVHAHKEIMIGENHIDPSKWSPLIYNFRHYFGLGEQLGKTYRAEQ, from the coding sequence ATGGAACAAGCAGCTCAAGGCATTCATACAGAAACGATTAAACCAAGCATTTTATACTACGGAACGCCTGTCGTTTTAGTAACAACACTGAATGAGGACGAATCCGTCAATATTAGTCCGATCTCGTCTTCATGGGCATTAGGAGACTGTCTCATACTAGGCCTTGGACTTGGGGGAAAAGCGATTGAGAATATAGAACGCCATCCTGAATGTGTTTTAAATATACCAAGCCCTTTCTTATGGGAAAATGTTGAACGATTGGCTCCGCTAACTGGGAAACAGCCCGTTCCAGCTGGCAAGAAACAGCTTGGATTTACGTATGAAAAAGACAAGTATGGCAGTAGTGGCTTAACGCCCGCTCCGTCTGAAGCAGTAAAACCGACACGGATTTTAGAATGCCCGCTTCAAATTGAAGCAACAGTGAAACACATTCGCATTCCAGAGCATTCGCCCGATTTTGCGATTGTCGAAACACAAGCAGTACACGTACATGCTCATAAAGAAATTATGATTGGCGAAAATCATATTGACCCAAGTAAATGGAGTCCGCTTATCTATAATTTCCGCCATTATTTTGGCTTAGGCGAACAACTGGGAAAAACGTATCGGGCGGAACAGTAA
- a CDS encoding helix-turn-helix transcriptional regulator, with the protein MDNKIILRKFIPIADMIVATFGKNCEAVIHDLTNVQSSLFYIKGTVTGRKHGAPTTEVVLRELRKYGDEVPDKLGFTSRTKDFRTLRSSISFIRNETGKVIGFFGINYDITAFSNVCEVLSEFSAAQYLGQPSPVTDESYAENIEEIFETLIKNTLMEIGVPIEEMGKREKMYFVQRLDEKGSFLIQGSVERIADILGVSKQTIYNYLEQSRAEG; encoded by the coding sequence GTGGACAATAAAATCATTCTAAGGAAGTTTATTCCGATTGCCGATATGATCGTCGCCACGTTTGGGAAAAACTGTGAAGCGGTTATCCATGATTTGACGAACGTTCAATCTTCTTTGTTTTATATCAAAGGCACAGTGACAGGAAGAAAACATGGCGCTCCGACAACTGAAGTGGTGTTAAGAGAACTAAGAAAGTATGGCGATGAGGTGCCAGATAAACTAGGTTTTACGAGCCGAACGAAAGATTTTAGAACGTTAAGGTCGTCAATTTCGTTTATTCGCAACGAAACGGGCAAAGTCATCGGCTTTTTTGGAATTAACTATGACATCACCGCCTTTTCCAACGTTTGTGAGGTTCTTAGTGAGTTTTCAGCGGCTCAATATTTAGGGCAGCCGAGCCCTGTGACCGATGAATCCTACGCGGAAAACATTGAAGAAATTTTTGAGACGCTTATAAAAAATACACTGATGGAAATTGGCGTGCCAATTGAAGAAATGGGCAAACGGGAAAAGATGTATTTCGTCCAGCGGCTTGACGAAAAGGGCTCTTTTCTCATCCAAGGTTCCGTGGAACGGATTGCGGACATTTTAGGCGTCTCCAAGCAAACGATTTATAACTATTTAGAACAATCGAGGGCGGAAGGGTAA
- the vanR gene encoding vancomycin resistance response regulator transcription factor, VanR-F/VanR-M family, whose product MKTISILIADDEEEIADLLAIHLEKEGYCVVKAGDGQEAIHIVETQPIDLLILDIMMPKMDGYEVTRRIRETHNMPIIFLSAKTSDFDKVHGLVIGADDYITKPFTPIELVARVNAQLRRFMKLNQPRTAVDPKTRLDYRGLVISLEQRTVTLYGENIELTPKEFDILYLLASHPKKVFSVENIFKQVWGEAYFEGANTVMVHIRTLRKKLEEDKRKDKWIKTVWGVGYAFNG is encoded by the coding sequence ATGAAAACGATATCGATCTTAATTGCGGATGATGAGGAGGAAATTGCCGACCTGCTTGCTATTCACTTAGAAAAAGAAGGATACTGTGTAGTAAAAGCAGGAGATGGACAAGAAGCGATTCACATTGTCGAAACACAACCTATCGATTTACTCATATTGGATATCATGATGCCGAAAATGGATGGCTATGAGGTAACCCGGCGTATTCGGGAAACGCATAATATGCCGATCATTTTTTTGAGTGCGAAAACATCCGATTTTGACAAAGTACATGGACTGGTTATCGGGGCAGATGATTATATAACGAAACCTTTCACGCCGATTGAATTGGTTGCCCGCGTGAATGCCCAACTCCGCCGTTTCATGAAGTTAAATCAGCCTCGTACAGCGGTTGATCCTAAAACACGGTTAGACTATCGCGGGTTAGTTATTTCTCTTGAGCAACGTACAGTCACTCTATACGGAGAAAACATTGAGCTTACTCCGAAAGAGTTTGATATTTTATATTTATTAGCAAGTCACCCAAAGAAAGTGTTTAGTGTTGAAAATATTTTCAAGCAGGTGTGGGGAGAAGCCTATTTTGAAGGGGCCAACACCGTTATGGTTCATATACGGACACTGCGGAAAAAGCTTGAAGAAGATAAACGGAAAGATAAATGGATTAAGACTGTTTGGGGAGTTGGGTATGCATTCAATGGCTAA
- a CDS encoding ArsR/SmtB family transcription factor translates to MNANPNVAIVASLVSEPSRAAILTALLDGRFHPASELAYMAGIKPQTASFHLAKMVDANVLGVEKQGRHRYYGIQDPEIAKIMESLLSIAPPQKIKSFNQASQDKAIRSARTCYDHLAGALGVKVTESLLNMNVIREDKDGFVVTESGEAFFQAFQINLENVRKKRRSFSHKCLDWSERRHHLAGALGNALLERFIELNWVQRLPKTRAIKITDAGKQGLKETFSLDI, encoded by the coding sequence ATGAATGCCAATCCAAATGTCGCCATCGTCGCTTCACTTGTAAGCGAACCTTCCCGTGCGGCGATATTAACCGCCTTATTAGATGGTCGGTTCCATCCCGCAAGTGAGTTGGCCTATATGGCAGGCATCAAGCCACAAACAGCTAGCTTCCATTTAGCCAAAATGGTCGATGCCAACGTTCTTGGCGTCGAAAAACAGGGGAGACACCGTTATTATGGAATTCAAGATCCAGAAATTGCAAAAATCATGGAGTCGCTTTTATCGATTGCGCCGCCACAAAAAATCAAGTCATTCAATCAAGCCTCTCAAGACAAAGCAATCCGCTCGGCAAGAACGTGCTATGACCACCTCGCCGGCGCTTTAGGGGTGAAAGTAACAGAGTCTTTGCTCAACATGAATGTCATTCGTGAAGACAAGGACGGCTTTGTCGTTACTGAATCAGGAGAGGCATTCTTTCAAGCTTTTCAAATCAACCTGGAAAATGTCAGGAAAAAACGCCGTTCCTTTTCACACAAATGTTTAGACTGGAGTGAAAGGCGCCACCACCTTGCTGGAGCGTTGGGGAATGCATTGCTAGAAAGGTTTATTGAATTAAACTGGGTGCAACGTTTGCCGAAAACACGAGCAATCAAAATTACAGACGCAGGAAAACAAGGCTTAAAAGAAACGTTTTCGCTCGATATTTAA
- a CDS encoding sensor histidine kinase has protein sequence MAKMMRSFRAKMVALFGLSMFLSAMITYVLFKGLQFHYHTGVEYGDPVTHIRNWIGGFGDFNVFFVLFIFLSFLFFFLLTKPYSIYFNEISNGIRHLARGDFSHTVNIQSNDEFKDIAKDINLASKTLQEAIQRGDFSESSRDQLVVNLAHDLRTPLTSVLGYLDLLLKDEQLTKEQVKHYLTIAFTKSTRLERLIDELFEMTKMNYGMLTVEKKTIDLTGLLHQLKEELYPLLEKNHLTARMKCAPDLFMSGDGDLLARVFENLLTNAIRYGNDGQYIDVNGFMDESGEVVVQVVNYGSSIPAEELPHLFDMFYIGDEARTHKENRTGLGLFIAKNIVEQHHGSITAESNVIQTTFEVRLPKEDRSV, from the coding sequence ATGGCTAAAATGATGCGTAGTTTTCGTGCGAAAATGGTGGCCTTATTTGGATTAAGCATGTTTTTATCAGCAATGATCACATACGTACTCTTTAAAGGGTTGCAGTTCCATTATCACACCGGGGTTGAATACGGCGATCCGGTTACGCACATTCGTAACTGGATAGGTGGATTCGGGGACTTTAACGTCTTTTTTGTTTTGTTCATTTTCCTTTCTTTCCTGTTTTTCTTTCTCCTGACAAAACCCTATTCGATCTATTTCAATGAAATTTCAAATGGCATTCGCCACCTTGCCCGCGGCGACTTTAGCCACACCGTCAATATCCAGTCAAATGATGAATTTAAAGATATTGCAAAAGACATAAATTTGGCCAGTAAAACATTGCAAGAGGCGATTCAACGGGGAGACTTTTCCGAAAGTAGCAGAGATCAATTAGTTGTAAATTTAGCCCATGATTTGCGGACGCCCCTTACCTCTGTTCTCGGTTACTTGGATTTGCTCCTAAAAGACGAGCAGTTAACGAAAGAACAAGTTAAACATTATTTAACGATTGCCTTTACGAAATCTACCCGTTTGGAAAGACTGATTGATGAATTATTTGAGATGACGAAAATGAATTATGGCATGCTTACAGTTGAAAAAAAGACAATCGATTTAACTGGCCTCCTTCATCAATTAAAAGAAGAACTATATCCTTTACTTGAAAAGAACCACCTGACTGCCCGGATGAAGTGTGCCCCCGATTTATTCATGAGCGGGGATGGTGATTTGCTAGCACGTGTATTTGAAAATTTGCTGACGAATGCGATCCGTTATGGAAACGATGGGCAGTATATCGATGTAAATGGTTTTATGGATGAAAGCGGCGAGGTCGTTGTGCAAGTAGTCAATTACGGCAGCAGCATTCCTGCAGAGGAGCTTCCTCATCTCTTTGATATGTTCTATATTGGCGATGAGGCACGAACCCATAAAGAAAATCGGACAGGCCTTGGTTTGTTTATTGCCAAGAATATCGTCGAACAGCATCATGGATCGATTACAGCTGAAAGCAACGTCATACAGACTACTTTTGAAGTACGTTTGCCTAAAGAGGACCGTTCGGTTTAA
- a CDS encoding D-alanyl-D-alanine carboxypeptidase family protein, with amino-acid sequence MIIILLALFKVADRKEPFSFFRTDEYASPYIYVMDRETGRVVYEQNAEAKVYPASLTKIMTTIVALEQMDDLSAVAPVDVETYHEMFANNASMAGFFGREEVTYRDLLYGTMLTSGGEAANSLAVHVGGNVENFVQMMNDKAAELGLNGTHFTNPEGLHNEKQYTTASDMAKLLDYALNNNDFKTIFTAKTFQTTPTAEHPDGLLLQSTVLTFLHKEEQDRFDILGGKSGTTYEAGQCWATLGLVEDSEYISIVMGAPLKNISHPDRAQIADTLKLYRKIESSE; translated from the coding sequence ATGATAATCATACTCTTGGCATTATTTAAAGTAGCAGATAGGAAAGAGCCCTTTTCTTTTTTTCGTACGGACGAATACGCCAGTCCATACATTTATGTAATGGATCGAGAAACGGGGCGTGTCGTTTATGAACAAAATGCCGAAGCTAAAGTATATCCTGCCTCGCTTACAAAGATCATGACAACGATTGTCGCACTTGAGCAGATGGATGATTTATCTGCCGTTGCCCCTGTCGATGTAGAGACGTATCACGAAATGTTTGCCAACAACGCGTCCATGGCCGGTTTTTTTGGCAGGGAAGAAGTAACGTACCGTGATCTTTTATATGGAACGATGTTAACATCAGGTGGGGAAGCAGCAAACTCGTTAGCGGTTCATGTGGGAGGAAATGTGGAAAATTTTGTGCAGATGATGAATGACAAGGCTGCTGAACTTGGATTGAATGGCACACACTTCACAAATCCAGAAGGTCTTCACAATGAAAAGCAATATACGACCGCTTCTGATATGGCTAAGCTTTTAGACTATGCCTTAAACAACAACGATTTCAAGACTATTTTTACAGCAAAGACATTTCAAACCACACCAACAGCCGAACATCCTGATGGCCTTTTACTACAATCCACTGTTCTGACATTCCTCCATAAAGAAGAGCAAGATCGGTTTGACATTCTAGGTGGAAAATCAGGCACCACCTACGAAGCAGGACAATGCTGGGCCACACTTGGTTTGGTCGAAGACAGCGAATATATCAGTATCGTCATGGGCGCTCCCTTGAAAAATATTAGCCATCCAGATCGCGCCCAAATCGCCGATACGCTCAAATTGTATCGAAAAATCGAATCTAGTGAATAA
- a CDS encoding Nramp family divalent metal transporter, whose protein sequence is MEKQQEPASMKTSMLKNKLKAIGPGAIVTASFIGPGTVTTATRAGASFGFALLWAVIFSIIATIILQEMSARLGIITQKGLGAAIREHFTHPLLKYASMFLVLVAILVGSSAYMAGDLLGTSMGISTLTGISPNVLAPLFGIVILALGLSGSYKLVEKLMIVLVVIMSITFVTTMVVAKPPLGALFQGAFIPTVPDQSIIMIIALIGTTVVPYNLFLHSENVIERWNKPAHLADSRWDIVISISVGGLITAAILITSATMMQGMEVKNVSDLSVQLEPLLGSWALVFTSIGLFAAGFTSALASPLGAAITASSILKWSGGMRDTRFKIVFAAVILFGVVSSSLGFEPLDVLLFAQALNGILLPFVSIMLLIIMNNKNRLGNYVNSLKMNIVGGIVVVLCTGLGIYSFVDAVRAFFG, encoded by the coding sequence ATGGAGAAACAACAAGAACCGGCCAGCATGAAAACATCAATGTTAAAAAACAAATTGAAAGCAATAGGCCCAGGGGCGATTGTCACAGCTTCCTTTATTGGTCCTGGCACCGTTACAACTGCGACAAGGGCAGGAGCTTCCTTTGGCTTCGCCCTTCTTTGGGCAGTCATTTTTTCGATTATTGCCACAATCATCTTACAAGAAATGAGTGCCCGCCTCGGCATTATTACCCAAAAAGGGCTAGGCGCAGCGATCCGTGAGCATTTTACACATCCGCTGCTCAAATATGCGTCGATGTTCCTTGTCTTAGTCGCGATTTTAGTTGGGTCATCTGCCTATATGGCCGGCGATTTGCTTGGTACGTCTATGGGCATCTCGACGCTTACGGGGATATCGCCAAACGTGCTTGCGCCTCTTTTCGGAATCGTCATCTTAGCGTTAGGCTTGAGCGGTAGCTATAAGCTTGTCGAAAAACTAATGATTGTCCTTGTTGTGATTATGAGCATCACCTTTGTAACGACGATGGTTGTCGCCAAACCTCCTTTAGGCGCATTGTTCCAAGGAGCATTTATACCAACGGTTCCTGACCAATCGATTATTATGATTATTGCCTTAATTGGGACAACGGTTGTGCCGTATAATTTATTCCTTCATTCGGAAAACGTGATTGAGCGTTGGAACAAGCCCGCCCATTTAGCAGACTCCCGCTGGGATATTGTCATTTCGATTAGCGTAGGCGGCTTGATTACTGCGGCTATTCTCATTACGTCTGCTACAATGATGCAAGGCATGGAAGTGAAAAATGTGTCAGACTTGTCTGTCCAATTAGAACCGCTTTTAGGCAGTTGGGCGCTCGTGTTTACGAGCATTGGTTTATTCGCCGCTGGTTTTACTTCAGCGCTTGCCTCTCCACTTGGTGCGGCGATTACCGCTAGCAGCATTTTAAAATGGTCAGGGGGAATGCGTGACACACGCTTTAAAATCGTCTTTGCTGCGGTCATCTTATTCGGAGTTGTGTCATCGAGCCTCGGGTTCGAGCCACTCGACGTCCTCCTGTTTGCCCAAGCATTAAATGGGATATTGCTTCCTTTTGTTTCCATTATGTTGCTGATCATTATGAACAACAAAAACCGCCTCGGCAACTATGTGAATTCATTAAAAATGAATATCGTTGGCGGCATTGTCGTTGTCCTCTGTACAGGGCTAGGCATCTATAGCTTCGTCGATGCCGTCCGCGCTTTTTTCGGCTAG
- a CDS encoding TetR/AcrR family transcriptional regulator: protein MSKQKIKQVAINQFYRNGYEGVKMSQIAEEAGIRKQSLSYHYPSKKELFMELYKEVIDAEIVFTQSFFDRFSSLPPKEVLYSFLKEVSLRAYDKPNTGFLQALSFAEPLEIQSYVSAHYIPYLNTLKTEIKKVFDKETFNYTSDECTVAFIVLFDGLIVDLLYNTKQSFDYSLDISYKIFWNNIQG from the coding sequence ATGTCGAAACAAAAAATCAAACAGGTAGCAATTAATCAGTTTTATAGGAATGGATATGAAGGTGTTAAAATGTCACAAATCGCTGAGGAAGCGGGGATTAGAAAGCAATCCTTGTCCTATCACTATCCTTCAAAAAAAGAATTATTTATGGAACTTTACAAGGAAGTGATTGACGCAGAAATTGTTTTTACACAATCTTTTTTTGATAGGTTTTCGAGCCTTCCTCCTAAAGAAGTATTGTATTCCTTTCTGAAAGAGGTCAGTCTAAGGGCTTACGATAAACCTAACACAGGGTTTTTGCAGGCATTATCATTTGCGGAACCACTAGAAATACAATCTTATGTATCGGCGCATTATATACCTTATCTCAATACCCTAAAAACAGAAATAAAAAAAGTTTTTGATAAAGAAACATTTAATTACACTTCAGACGAGTGTACGGTTGCCTTTATTGTCCTATTTGATGGGCTAATTGTAGATTTACTGTATAATACAAAACAGTCTTTTGACTACTCTTTAGATATTTCTTATAAAATTTTTTGGAATAACATTCAAGGCTAA
- the sda gene encoding sporulation histidine kinase inhibitor Sda produces MTLHDIDDSLLIDSYVKAVEHRLEDDFIALLQEEVLRRGIRLPELVHS; encoded by the coding sequence ATGACGCTACACGACATAGACGATTCATTATTGATCGATTCTTACGTAAAAGCGGTTGAACATCGTCTAGAAGATGATTTTATCGCGCTGTTGCAAGAAGAAGTGTTGCGCAGAGGCATCCGTCTCCCAGAACTTGTTCACTCCTAA
- a CDS encoding cyclodeaminase — translation MEHYQEEAIRNHVTLCEDALIEIEEAFKQLHSRTVSQPPVIRVDIPEHQGEADIKTAYIPGLSTFAIKVSCGFFNNPSIGLPSLGGLMLAMDAKTGVPKALLADNGYLTDVRTALAGAIAADRLAKKTTSTVAVFGTGMQARLQVKALKLVRDFAEVVVFGRSEEKALLYKKEIEEELNVPVHVANSGKEAVEQADLIVTTTPAEHYILKADWLLPGVHVNAIGSDAEHKQEIEPAAFFKADKVVCDLYSQSSTIGELHHVQGFLAEHAIELGAILTGEKEGRTSERERTICDLTGTGVQDTAIANYALAKMKRSE, via the coding sequence ATGGAGCACTATCAGGAAGAAGCGATCCGCAACCATGTAACACTATGCGAGGATGCGCTTATTGAAATAGAAGAGGCGTTTAAACAGCTACATTCCCGCACTGTCTCACAGCCTCCTGTCATTCGTGTCGATATACCGGAACATCAGGGAGAAGCAGATATTAAAACAGCGTATATCCCTGGTTTATCTACGTTCGCGATTAAAGTTTCTTGTGGTTTTTTTAACAACCCGTCGATCGGGCTGCCTAGCTTAGGAGGACTGATGCTTGCGATGGACGCTAAGACAGGTGTGCCAAAAGCATTGCTAGCCGATAACGGCTATTTAACAGATGTACGCACGGCGTTAGCAGGCGCAATCGCTGCCGATCGTTTAGCAAAAAAAACGACTTCAACAGTCGCCGTATTTGGTACTGGCATGCAGGCCCGCTTGCAAGTAAAAGCGCTTAAGCTTGTCCGTGATTTTGCGGAAGTCGTTGTTTTCGGACGGTCTGAAGAAAAAGCGCTTCTTTATAAAAAAGAGATCGAGGAAGAATTAAACGTTCCTGTTCACGTAGCTAATAGTGGAAAAGAGGCTGTTGAACAAGCAGATCTAATTGTGACGACAACACCAGCCGAACACTATATACTGAAAGCCGATTGGCTGTTACCAGGTGTCCACGTAAATGCGATTGGCTCAGATGCAGAGCATAAGCAAGAAATCGAGCCAGCAGCATTTTTTAAAGCAGACAAAGTTGTATGCGACCTTTATTCACAAAGCTCGACGATCGGCGAACTCCATCATGTACAAGGTTTTTTAGCTGAACATGCGATTGAGTTAGGGGCGATTTTAACTGGAGAAAAGGAAGGCAGGACGTCTGAACGGGAACGGACCATTTGTGATTTGACGGGCACAGGGGTGCAAGATACAGCTATCGCCAATTATGCATTGGCAAAAATGAAACGGAGCGAATAA
- a CDS encoding agmatinase family protein — MEKLYGNTPCFLNAKNIAKSKSTEGIDAVVYGIPWEGAVTWGDYTGCELGPKVMRLCSARYSGYLPELDHIDVFEHIRLGDAGDVDVVPADVDETMRRIERFAAEFWKKGTFLIGLGGDHGVTYPIVKALANEGKKVGIIHLDAHYDNLPHHEGDPFARCSSFKRLYELEGVRNESIVHAGIHGPRNKPESGRNAKEAGAVTITINDIREQRDLKGYAAHMYKLASQDVDEVYLSICSDVLDYAFNPGGPVDGNGLSSYELLTFVHEICKQGVVGMDFVEVYPQQDPSQFSAHLASTVVLYALAGHIWNEKNMVSS, encoded by the coding sequence ATGGAGAAGCTATATGGCAATACGCCGTGTTTTCTAAATGCAAAAAATATCGCCAAATCAAAGTCAACAGAAGGGATCGATGCCGTTGTTTACGGAATTCCTTGGGAAGGGGCGGTCACATGGGGCGATTATACAGGCTGTGAACTTGGCCCGAAAGTAATGAGGCTTTGCTCGGCTCGTTATAGCGGCTATCTGCCTGAATTGGACCATATTGATGTATTTGAGCATATTCGCCTCGGTGACGCTGGCGATGTGGATGTCGTTCCAGCGGATGTCGATGAAACGATGAGACGGATTGAGCGGTTTGCCGCTGAGTTTTGGAAAAAAGGCACGTTTCTCATTGGCTTAGGGGGGGACCATGGCGTCACCTATCCGATTGTTAAAGCGCTTGCTAACGAGGGGAAAAAAGTAGGCATTATCCACTTGGATGCCCATTATGATAACCTTCCCCACCACGAAGGCGATCCGTTTGCCCGGTGCAGCTCATTTAAACGCTTGTATGAATTAGAAGGGGTGCGCAATGAAAGCATCGTCCATGCTGGCATTCATGGCCCGCGCAACAAACCAGAAAGCGGCAGAAATGCAAAAGAGGCTGGAGCTGTCACGATCACCATTAATGACATACGTGAACAGCGTGACTTAAAAGGATATGCAGCCCATATGTACAAGCTAGCGAGTCAAGATGTCGATGAAGTGTATTTAAGCATTTGTAGCGACGTGCTCGACTACGCGTTCAATCCTGGCGGCCCTGTAGACGGAAATGGCCTCAGTTCTTATGAGTTGTTGACATTTGTCCATGAAATTTGCAAACAAGGAGTCGTTGGAATGGATTTTGTCGAAGTGTACCCACAACAAGATCCAAGCCAATTTTCCGCCCACTTGGCTTCTACCGTCGTCCTCTATGCCCTTGCAGGACACATATGGAACGAGAAAAACATGGTATCATCCTAA